In the genome of Hymenobacter cellulosivorans, one region contains:
- a CDS encoding sialate O-acetylesterase translates to MNAKPFLFSAALLLAPLLLRAELRLPSIFTDNMIFQQQAECAVWGWAKPGSKITVAPSWAKAKYQTQADDKGRWKLKVKTPAAGGPYTVGFSGDGKPVTLHNVLVGEVWLCGGQSNMEMPMKGFKGQPILGSNEAILHSANPNIRLYNVPRNSRTAPKDNSKPFVWKLAEPEAVSNFSATAYFFGRLLQEQLHVPVGLINCSYGGSTIEAWMSEETLRQFAGISIPPKTDSIQVVNRTPTTLYNGMLHPVAGFGIRGALWYQGESNYEHPDEYPARLQALVKQWRAEWGQGEFPFYYAQIAPYNYAQLPPYNQGGKFNSAFLRDAQRQAESQIPNAAMAVLLDVGEEASIHPMRKEPGGQRLALLALQKTYGRKGFGAGSPAYESVEVKEGTALVKFRNAPNGMTSFGEALTGFEVAGADQKWYPAKASIDGSTIKVTAEQVKQPVAVRYAFRDFTRATLYSTEGLPVSSFRTDDWAQ, encoded by the coding sequence ATGAACGCCAAGCCTTTCCTATTTTCCGCCGCCCTGCTCCTGGCCCCACTGTTGCTGCGGGCCGAACTGCGTCTGCCCTCTATTTTCACCGACAACATGATTTTCCAGCAGCAGGCCGAGTGCGCCGTCTGGGGCTGGGCCAAGCCGGGCAGCAAAATCACCGTGGCCCCGTCGTGGGCGAAGGCCAAGTACCAAACCCAGGCCGACGACAAAGGCCGCTGGAAGCTCAAGGTGAAAACGCCCGCCGCCGGTGGGCCTTACACGGTAGGTTTCAGTGGCGACGGAAAGCCCGTAACGTTGCACAACGTGCTGGTGGGTGAGGTCTGGCTCTGCGGCGGGCAGTCGAATATGGAAATGCCGATGAAGGGCTTCAAGGGCCAGCCGATTCTGGGCTCCAACGAAGCTATTCTACACTCGGCCAACCCCAACATCCGCCTCTACAACGTGCCGCGCAACTCCCGCACCGCGCCCAAAGACAACAGCAAGCCCTTCGTCTGGAAGCTGGCCGAGCCCGAAGCCGTATCGAACTTTAGCGCCACGGCTTACTTTTTTGGCCGGCTGCTGCAGGAGCAGTTGCACGTACCGGTAGGCCTGATTAACTGCAGCTACGGCGGCTCCACCATCGAGGCGTGGATGAGTGAGGAAACCTTACGGCAGTTTGCGGGCATCAGCATCCCGCCCAAAACTGACTCCATCCAGGTTGTGAACCGCACGCCCACTACGCTTTACAACGGCATGCTGCACCCGGTGGCTGGCTTCGGTATTCGCGGGGCCTTGTGGTACCAGGGCGAATCGAACTACGAGCACCCGGATGAGTACCCGGCCCGGCTGCAGGCCCTGGTGAAGCAATGGCGCGCCGAGTGGGGCCAGGGCGAATTTCCGTTTTACTACGCTCAGATTGCGCCCTACAACTACGCCCAGCTGCCGCCCTACAACCAGGGCGGCAAGTTTAACTCGGCCTTTCTGCGCGACGCTCAGCGCCAGGCCGAAAGCCAGATTCCCAACGCGGCCATGGCCGTGCTGCTCGACGTGGGCGAGGAAGCCAGTATCCACCCCATGCGCAAAGAGCCCGGCGGGCAGCGCCTGGCTTTGCTGGCCCTGCAGAAAACCTACGGCCGCAAGGGCTTCGGGGCGGGCAGCCCGGCCTACGAGTCCGTGGAAGTAAAAGAGGGCACCGCACTGGTGAAGTTCCGCAATGCTCCCAACGGCATGACGAGCTTCGGAGAGGCGCTGACGGGTTTCGAAGTAGCCGGCGCCGACCAGAAATGGTACCCGGCCAAAGCCAGTATCGACGGCAGCACGATAAAGGTCACGGCCGAGCAGGTCAAGCAGCCCGTGGCCGTACGCTACGCCTTCCGGGACTTCACCCGCGCCACGCTCTACAGCACCGAAGGCCTGCCGGTGTCCTCGTTCCGCACCGACGACTGGGCGCAATGA
- a CDS encoding aceric acid hydrolase, giving the protein MNYLTYKFLTAALLTGLAVAARPVAAQDKGLVNTSTSKYAKLSGVDLSSVQWQPGGFWADRFQVLRESMIPTMWALYHDPVRNHAFRNFEIAAGLQKGEHKGPPFHDGDFYKLLEAVAATYATTHDPKLDQMMDEAIQVIAKCQRPDGYLNTQATIAALNTGKSTAFQDRLNFESYNLGHLMTAACVHYRATGKTTMLDLAKKATDYLYSFYKRSSPELARNAICPSHYMGVVEMYRTTHDPRYLELAQQLINIRGLAGDIGTDDNQDRLPFRQMQKAGGHAVRANYLFAGVADVYAETGDATLLTTLNKMWDDVTSRKMYVTGACGALYDGVSPDGTAYKPDTVQKIHQAYGRAYQLPNHTAHGETCANIGNVLWNWRMLQLTGEAKYADVLETALYNSVLSGISLDGKKFLYTNPLAYSDALPFQQRWSKDRVDYISLSNCCPPNVVRTVAEVGNYAYSVSEKGLWLNLYGANNLSTKLKNGVGIKLQQTTNYPWDGAVQLTVQEATATVFSVFLRIPGWAEGAKVLVNGKAQSVALTPGTYAEINRAWKSGDKVELTLPMPAQLVEANPLVEETRNQVAVKRGPIVYCLETKDFPAGQPLSALTIPATIKLTPKPLIIEGSQVMSLTGKGELAAEPQWNGQLYRPVSARRPTIVPLTLVPYYAWGNRGHADMEVWIPLSR; this is encoded by the coding sequence ATGAATTACCTCACTTATAAGTTTCTCACCGCGGCCCTGCTCACCGGTCTGGCCGTGGCTGCCCGCCCGGTTGCTGCCCAAGACAAGGGCCTTGTCAATACCAGCACCAGCAAGTACGCCAAGCTCAGCGGCGTAGACCTGAGCAGCGTGCAGTGGCAGCCAGGCGGCTTCTGGGCCGACCGGTTCCAGGTGCTGCGCGAGTCCATGATTCCGACCATGTGGGCCCTGTACCACGACCCGGTACGCAACCACGCCTTCCGCAACTTCGAAATTGCCGCCGGCCTGCAAAAGGGTGAGCACAAAGGGCCGCCCTTCCACGACGGCGACTTCTACAAGCTGCTCGAAGCCGTGGCTGCCACCTACGCCACTACCCACGACCCGAAGCTGGATCAGATGATGGACGAGGCCATCCAGGTCATTGCCAAGTGTCAGCGCCCCGACGGCTACCTGAACACCCAGGCCACCATTGCGGCTTTGAATACGGGCAAGAGCACCGCCTTTCAGGACCGGCTCAACTTTGAAAGCTACAACCTGGGCCACCTGATGACGGCCGCCTGCGTGCACTACCGCGCCACCGGCAAAACCACGATGCTGGACCTGGCCAAAAAGGCCACCGACTACCTCTACAGCTTCTACAAACGCTCCTCGCCCGAGTTGGCCCGCAACGCCATCTGCCCCTCGCACTACATGGGCGTGGTGGAAATGTACCGCACCACCCACGACCCGCGCTACCTGGAGCTGGCCCAGCAGCTGATCAACATCCGCGGGCTGGCCGGCGACATCGGCACCGACGACAACCAGGACCGCCTGCCCTTCCGGCAGATGCAGAAAGCCGGGGGCCACGCCGTGCGCGCCAATTACCTGTTTGCCGGGGTGGCCGACGTGTACGCTGAAACCGGCGACGCGACCCTGCTCACCACCCTCAACAAGATGTGGGACGACGTGACCTCGCGCAAGATGTACGTCACCGGCGCCTGCGGGGCCCTCTACGACGGCGTCTCGCCCGACGGGACGGCCTACAAGCCCGACACGGTGCAGAAAATCCACCAGGCCTACGGGCGCGCCTACCAGCTGCCTAACCACACGGCCCACGGCGAAACCTGCGCCAACATCGGCAACGTGCTCTGGAACTGGCGCATGCTGCAGCTCACTGGCGAGGCCAAATACGCCGACGTGCTGGAAACGGCCCTCTACAACAGCGTGCTGAGCGGCATCAGCCTCGACGGCAAGAAATTTCTCTACACCAACCCGTTGGCCTATTCCGATGCCCTACCTTTCCAGCAGCGCTGGAGCAAGGACCGCGTCGACTACATCAGCCTCTCCAACTGCTGCCCGCCCAACGTGGTGCGCACCGTGGCTGAAGTCGGTAACTACGCCTACAGCGTATCTGAGAAAGGCCTGTGGCTGAACCTGTACGGCGCCAACAACCTCAGCACGAAGCTGAAAAACGGCGTCGGCATCAAGCTTCAGCAAACCACCAACTACCCCTGGGATGGCGCCGTGCAACTGACGGTGCAGGAGGCCACGGCCACGGTGTTTTCCGTGTTCCTGCGTATTCCGGGCTGGGCCGAGGGCGCCAAGGTGCTCGTAAACGGCAAGGCGCAGTCGGTGGCGCTGACGCCAGGTACGTACGCCGAAATCAACCGCGCCTGGAAAAGCGGCGACAAAGTAGAGCTGACCTTGCCCATGCCGGCGCAGCTAGTCGAAGCCAATCCGCTGGTGGAGGAAACCCGCAACCAGGTAGCCGTGAAGCGCGGGCCCATCGTGTACTGCCTCGAAACCAAGGACTTTCCGGCGGGTCAGCCGCTGTCGGCCCTCACCATCCCGGCTACTATCAAGCTCACGCCCAAGCCGCTCATCATCGAAGGCAGTCAGGTAATGAGCCTCACCGGCAAGGGTGAGCTGGCCGCCGAGCCGCAGTGGAACGGGCAGCTCTACCGTCCGGTATCGGCCCGCAGGCCTACCATCGTGCCCCTCACGCTGGTGCCCTACTACGCCTGGGGCAACCGCGGCCACGCCGACATGGAAGTCTGGATTCCACTGAGTCGGTAA